The proteins below come from a single Triticum aestivum cultivar Chinese Spring chromosome 5D, IWGSC CS RefSeq v2.1, whole genome shotgun sequence genomic window:
- the LOC123119196 gene encoding probable polyamine transporter At1g31830 isoform X1, giving the protein MILRSTAVTRANSAFLHMEDRVDFKYDGVNNESKERKGGHGIPKVSMVPLVFLIFYEVSGGPFGIEDSVKAAGPLLAIVGFLLFALIWSIPEALITAEMGTMFPENGGYVVWVSSALGPFWGFQQGWAKWLSGVIDNALYPVLFLDYVKSSIPALGGGLPRTFAVLILTVALTYMNYRGLTIVGWVAVFLGVFSLLPFFVMGLIAIPHIEPSRWFEMDLDNVNWGLYLNTLFWNLNYWDSISTLAGEVENPKRTLPRALSYALVLVVGGYLYPLITCTAALPVVRESWTDGYFSDIAKILGGFWLHSWIQAAAALSNMGNFVTEMSSDSYQLLGMAERGMLPEFFGKRSRYGTPLIGILFSAFGVVLLSWMSFQEIIAAENYLYCFGMILEFIAFIKLRMTHPSTSRPFRIPLGTVGSVLMIIPPTILIVVVMVLASFKVMAVSILAVLVGFALQPALVYMEKKRWLRFSVREDLPDLLDPSAGAAEDETTPLVV; this is encoded by the exons ATG ATATTGAGGAGTACAGCAGTAACACGAGCAAATTCAGCCTTTCTTCATATGGAGGATCGTGTTGATTTCAAGTATGACGGTGTCAACAATGAGAGCAAAGAGCGTAAGGGAGGGCATGGCATCCCAAAGGTTTCCATGGTCCCACTTGTCTTCCTCATATTCTATGAAGTCTCAGGGGGTCCCTTTGGGATTGAGGACAGTGTCAAGGCTGCTGGACCACTCCTGGCAATTGTGGGGTTTCTTCTGTTTGCGCTCATATGGAGTATTCCAGAAGCCCTAATCACAGCTGAGATGGGTACTATGTTTCCTGAGAATGGTGGCTATGTCGTCTGGGTCTCTTCAGCTCTTGGGCCCTTTTGGGGTTTTCAGCAAGGCTGGGCAAAGTGGCTCAGTGGTGTCATAGATAATGCTCTCTATCCAGTCCTTTTTCTTGACTATGTCAAGTCCAGTATTCCAGCTCTCGGGGGTGGGCTTCCAAGGACTTTTGCGGTGCTTATCCTCACAGTTGCCCTTACTTACATGAACTACAGAGGATTAACGATAGTTGGCTGGGTGGCAGTCTTTCTTGGGGTGTTCTCTCTGCTCCCTTTCTTTGTAATGGGATTGATAGCAATTCCACATATTGAACCTTCAAGATGGTTTGAAATGGACCTGGACAATGTGAATTGGGGCCTGTATCTGAACACTCTGTTTTGGAACCTCAACTATTGGGATTCAATCAGTACATTGGCTGGAGAGGTTGAGAATCCAAAGAGAACCCTCCCCAGGGCACTTTCTTATGCTCTTGTTTTAGTAGTCGGGGGATACCTCTACCCTCTGATCACTTGTACAGCAGCACTTCCGGTTGTTCGGGAGTCGTGGACAGACGGATATTTTTCAGACATTGCAAAAATTCTTGGTGGTTTCTGGTTGCACTCATGGATTCAAGCGGCGGCCGCATTGTCGAACATGGGCAACTTTGTTACTGAAATGAGCAGTGATTCATACCAGCTTCTGGGGATGGCTGAGCGTGGCATGCTCCCTGAGTTCTTCGGCAAGAGATCACGCTACGGGACCCCACTGATCGGCATCCTGTTCTCCGCGTTCGGTGTGGTCCTGCTGTCCTGGATGAGCTTCCAGGAGATCATTGCGGCTGAGAACTACCTCTACTGCTTCGGGATGATATTGGAGTTCATCGCCTTCATCAAGCTGAGGATGACCCACCCTAGCACCTCCCGGCCTTTCCGGATCCCGCTGGGCACCGTTGGCTCCGTCCTGATGATCATCCCTCCGACTATCCTGATTGTCGTGGTGATGGTGCTGGCTTCCTTCAAGGTGATGGCTGTGAGCATCCTGGCGGTGCTCGTCGGGTTTGCGCTGCAACCGGCCCTGGTGTACATGGAGAAGAAGCGGTGGCTGAGGTTCTCCGTCAGAGAGGACCTGCCCGATCTGCTGGACCCCTCGGCTGGCGCCGCCGAAGATGAGACGACCCCGCTTGTGGTATGA
- the LOC123119196 gene encoding probable polyamine transporter At1g31830 isoform X2, whose protein sequence is MEDRVDFKYDGVNNESKERKGGHGIPKVSMVPLVFLIFYEVSGGPFGIEDSVKAAGPLLAIVGFLLFALIWSIPEALITAEMGTMFPENGGYVVWVSSALGPFWGFQQGWAKWLSGVIDNALYPVLFLDYVKSSIPALGGGLPRTFAVLILTVALTYMNYRGLTIVGWVAVFLGVFSLLPFFVMGLIAIPHIEPSRWFEMDLDNVNWGLYLNTLFWNLNYWDSISTLAGEVENPKRTLPRALSYALVLVVGGYLYPLITCTAALPVVRESWTDGYFSDIAKILGGFWLHSWIQAAAALSNMGNFVTEMSSDSYQLLGMAERGMLPEFFGKRSRYGTPLIGILFSAFGVVLLSWMSFQEIIAAENYLYCFGMILEFIAFIKLRMTHPSTSRPFRIPLGTVGSVLMIIPPTILIVVVMVLASFKVMAVSILAVLVGFALQPALVYMEKKRWLRFSVREDLPDLLDPSAGAAEDETTPLVV, encoded by the coding sequence ATGGAGGATCGTGTTGATTTCAAGTATGACGGTGTCAACAATGAGAGCAAAGAGCGTAAGGGAGGGCATGGCATCCCAAAGGTTTCCATGGTCCCACTTGTCTTCCTCATATTCTATGAAGTCTCAGGGGGTCCCTTTGGGATTGAGGACAGTGTCAAGGCTGCTGGACCACTCCTGGCAATTGTGGGGTTTCTTCTGTTTGCGCTCATATGGAGTATTCCAGAAGCCCTAATCACAGCTGAGATGGGTACTATGTTTCCTGAGAATGGTGGCTATGTCGTCTGGGTCTCTTCAGCTCTTGGGCCCTTTTGGGGTTTTCAGCAAGGCTGGGCAAAGTGGCTCAGTGGTGTCATAGATAATGCTCTCTATCCAGTCCTTTTTCTTGACTATGTCAAGTCCAGTATTCCAGCTCTCGGGGGTGGGCTTCCAAGGACTTTTGCGGTGCTTATCCTCACAGTTGCCCTTACTTACATGAACTACAGAGGATTAACGATAGTTGGCTGGGTGGCAGTCTTTCTTGGGGTGTTCTCTCTGCTCCCTTTCTTTGTAATGGGATTGATAGCAATTCCACATATTGAACCTTCAAGATGGTTTGAAATGGACCTGGACAATGTGAATTGGGGCCTGTATCTGAACACTCTGTTTTGGAACCTCAACTATTGGGATTCAATCAGTACATTGGCTGGAGAGGTTGAGAATCCAAAGAGAACCCTCCCCAGGGCACTTTCTTATGCTCTTGTTTTAGTAGTCGGGGGATACCTCTACCCTCTGATCACTTGTACAGCAGCACTTCCGGTTGTTCGGGAGTCGTGGACAGACGGATATTTTTCAGACATTGCAAAAATTCTTGGTGGTTTCTGGTTGCACTCATGGATTCAAGCGGCGGCCGCATTGTCGAACATGGGCAACTTTGTTACTGAAATGAGCAGTGATTCATACCAGCTTCTGGGGATGGCTGAGCGTGGCATGCTCCCTGAGTTCTTCGGCAAGAGATCACGCTACGGGACCCCACTGATCGGCATCCTGTTCTCCGCGTTCGGTGTGGTCCTGCTGTCCTGGATGAGCTTCCAGGAGATCATTGCGGCTGAGAACTACCTCTACTGCTTCGGGATGATATTGGAGTTCATCGCCTTCATCAAGCTGAGGATGACCCACCCTAGCACCTCCCGGCCTTTCCGGATCCCGCTGGGCACCGTTGGCTCCGTCCTGATGATCATCCCTCCGACTATCCTGATTGTCGTGGTGATGGTGCTGGCTTCCTTCAAGGTGATGGCTGTGAGCATCCTGGCGGTGCTCGTCGGGTTTGCGCTGCAACCGGCCCTGGTGTACATGGAGAAGAAGCGGTGGCTGAGGTTCTCCGTCAGAGAGGACCTGCCCGATCTGCTGGACCCCTCGGCTGGCGCCGCCGAAGATGAGACGACCCCGCTTGTGGTATGA